One part of the Chthonomonadales bacterium genome encodes these proteins:
- a CDS encoding SUMF1/EgtB/PvdO family nonheme iron enzyme, translating into MKRLISAQGRLAAACAAAATLLAATAMPIPAQDAPTGSPKSYVEAVPDTTVKLAMIAVPGGVITIKRTGKNAVSQAVTIKPFWIEQTELTWDAFDPYAFPLAASGPAPKAGADAVSRPSRPYIPADLGWGHKGFPVINVTYHTGQQYCAWLSAKTGKKYRLPTEAEWEWAARAGVKGSPKTTTAQLQKVAWYAANSKGQTQPAGRKAPNAWGIHDMLGNAGEWCTGLDGKPVLCGGTYDDPAARILFGTRAWQTPDWNATDPQIPKSKWWLADGSFAGFRVLREP; encoded by the coding sequence GTGAAACGCCTCATCTCTGCCCAGGGCCGGTTGGCCGCGGCCTGCGCAGCCGCCGCGACCCTGCTGGCCGCGACGGCGATGCCCATCCCTGCCCAGGACGCGCCGACCGGCTCGCCGAAATCGTATGTGGAAGCCGTGCCCGACACCACGGTCAAGCTCGCCATGATCGCCGTGCCGGGCGGCGTCATCACCATCAAACGGACGGGCAAGAACGCCGTCTCGCAGGCCGTGACGATCAAGCCCTTCTGGATCGAACAGACCGAACTGACCTGGGACGCGTTCGACCCCTACGCCTTCCCGCTGGCCGCATCCGGCCCCGCGCCCAAGGCCGGCGCCGACGCCGTCTCCCGGCCCAGCCGCCCGTATATACCCGCCGACCTGGGCTGGGGACACAAGGGCTTCCCGGTCATCAACGTGACCTACCACACCGGGCAGCAGTACTGCGCCTGGCTCTCGGCGAAGACCGGCAAGAAGTACCGCCTCCCCACGGAGGCCGAATGGGAATGGGCGGCGCGCGCAGGCGTGAAGGGATCGCCGAAGACGACGACCGCGCAGCTCCAGAAGGTCGCCTGGTACGCCGCCAACAGCAAGGGGCAGACGCAGCCCGCCGGCAGGAAGGCGCCGAACGCCTGGGGGATCCACGACATGCTCGGCAACGCCGGTGAGTGGTGCACCGGGCTCGACGGGAAGCCCGTTCTCTGTGGGGGGACCTACGACGACCCGGCCGCCCGGATCCTCTTCGGCACGCGCGCCTGGCAGACGCCGGACTGGAACGCAACCGACCCGCAGATCCCCAAGAGCAAGTGGTGGCTTGCGGACGGCTCCTTCGCCGGCTTCCGC
- a CDS encoding tryptophanase: protein MNVKLSTGREIPIEMHKVRIVQRARLAPAAERLEAMREAGYNTFLLRTRDVLVDMLTDSGTNAMSDNQLAAMMVADDAYAGGDSFYRLGDAVREVLGFEHYMPVHQGRAAEHLLARVLVKPGDRVVTNYHFTTTRAHFELAGAGVLELFTDEALNTASEAPFKGNLDLDRLCAAIAEHGPERIPFVRMECTTNLIGGQPFSMENLKAVRQIASRHGIPLVIDGSLVSENAYFIKRREPAYRDTPLPAIVREMMAQADLLYLSGRKSTCVRGGLIATNRRELFERIKPWLPVYEGFLTYGGMSSKEIEAMAVGLREMTDIDVASSSADLIQHFVARMVEEGVPAVTPPGGLAGHVDARRFVPHIGSMGYPAGALCAAIYLVSGVRAMERGTVSTDRDGEGVEVASDLELARLAVPRRVYTMAHIEYVVDRLKWLYAHRDLVGGLRFVEEPPVLRFFFGRLEPVGDWGRALVEAFTSEFGPAM, encoded by the coding sequence GTGAACGTTAAGCTATCGACCGGGCGAGAGATCCCGATCGAGATGCACAAGGTGCGCATCGTGCAGAGGGCCCGGCTTGCGCCCGCCGCGGAGCGGCTGGAGGCGATGCGGGAGGCGGGCTACAACACCTTCCTCCTGCGGACCCGCGACGTGCTCGTCGACATGCTCACCGACAGCGGCACCAACGCCATGAGCGACAACCAGCTCGCCGCGATGATGGTGGCCGACGATGCATACGCCGGCGGCGATAGCTTCTACCGGCTCGGAGATGCCGTCCGCGAGGTGCTCGGGTTCGAGCACTACATGCCGGTGCATCAGGGGCGGGCGGCCGAGCACCTGCTGGCCAGGGTATTGGTAAAGCCCGGCGATCGCGTGGTGACCAACTACCACTTCACCACGACTCGCGCCCACTTCGAGCTGGCGGGAGCCGGCGTCCTCGAGTTGTTCACCGACGAGGCGCTCAACACGGCCAGCGAGGCCCCGTTCAAGGGGAACCTGGACCTCGATCGCCTGTGCGCCGCCATCGCCGAGCACGGCCCTGAGCGCATCCCGTTCGTGCGCATGGAGTGCACCACCAACCTGATCGGCGGCCAGCCTTTCTCCATGGAGAACCTCAAGGCGGTCCGCCAGATCGCCTCGCGCCACGGCATTCCCCTCGTCATCGACGGCAGCCTCGTCTCGGAGAATGCCTACTTCATCAAGCGGCGCGAGCCCGCTTACCGCGACACGCCGCTGCCCGCGATCGTCCGCGAGATGATGGCGCAGGCCGATCTGCTCTACCTCTCCGGCCGCAAGAGCACCTGCGTCCGCGGCGGCCTGATCGCCACCAACCGCCGTGAGCTCTTTGAGCGCATCAAGCCCTGGCTGCCCGTCTACGAGGGGTTCCTGACATACGGCGGCATGTCGTCCAAGGAGATCGAGGCGATGGCGGTCGGGCTGCGCGAGATGACCGACATCGACGTGGCCAGCAGCTCCGCCGACCTGATCCAGCACTTCGTGGCGCGCATGGTGGAGGAGGGAGTGCCGGCAGTGACGCCCCCCGGCGGGCTCGCCGGCCACGTGGACGCCCGCCGGTTCGTTCCGCACATCGGTTCAATGGGCTATCCGGCCGGCGCGCTCTGCGCCGCCATCTACCTGGTGTCCGGCGTCCGGGCCATGGAGCGAGGCACCGTCTCCACGGACCGCGACGGCGAGGGCGTCGAGGTGGCCTCCGACCTGGAGTTGGCGCGCCTGGCGGTGCCGCGCCGCGTCTACACGATGGCGCACATCGAGTACGTGGTAGACCGCCTGAAGTGGCTCTACGCGCACCGCGACCTGGTGGGCGGCCTGCGGTTCGTAGAGGAGCCGCCCGTGCTGCGCTTCTTCTTCGGGCGGCTGGAGCCCGTGGGCGACTGGGGACGCGCGCTCGTGGAGGCCTTCACCTCGGAGTTCGGCCCGGCGATGTAG
- a CDS encoding sugar phosphate isomerase/epimerase, translated as MYVSIRDDILLATGFESIADGLRFYDIPGVELAVDRDYRVRAVTPTPERPHLALSSDDDVARLSDQTRRGGVTISAFLLPNNFNAPDIDRELAWVVRVVEVAASLKVPVVRIDAMMHGERELPLQEREAIFASGMKHVLERTDGLRVDLGIENHGFQGNDPHFLDGLLAAVGSSRLGLNLDTGNFYWAGHPLDRVYEILEHFAPATKHTHVKNIRYPEEMRNRPREIGYEYETYVSPITEGDIDHARVVGLLRAAGYDRDLCIEDESIGKYDEAGRRANIRAAADYLKRLADD; from the coding sequence ATGTACGTTTCGATACGCGACGATATCCTGTTGGCCACCGGGTTCGAGAGCATTGCCGATGGCCTGCGCTTCTACGACATCCCCGGCGTCGAGCTCGCCGTGGATCGCGATTACCGCGTGCGGGCCGTAACGCCCACGCCGGAGCGCCCGCACCTGGCGCTGAGCAGCGACGACGACGTGGCGCGCCTGTCCGACCAGACGCGCCGGGGCGGCGTCACCATCTCGGCCTTCCTGTTGCCCAACAACTTCAACGCGCCCGACATCGACCGCGAGCTGGCCTGGGTGGTGCGCGTGGTGGAGGTGGCGGCGAGCCTGAAGGTGCCCGTCGTGCGCATCGACGCCATGATGCACGGCGAGCGGGAGCTGCCGCTCCAGGAGCGGGAGGCCATCTTCGCCAGCGGCATGAAGCACGTTCTCGAGCGCACGGACGGGCTGCGCGTGGACCTGGGCATCGAGAACCACGGCTTTCAGGGCAATGACCCGCACTTCCTCGACGGTCTGCTCGCCGCCGTGGGCTCGTCGCGTCTGGGCCTGAATCTGGACACGGGCAACTTCTACTGGGCGGGTCACCCTCTCGACCGTGTCTACGAGATCCTGGAGCACTTCGCGCCGGCCACGAAGCACACCCACGTTAAGAACATCCGCTACCCCGAGGAGATGCGCAACCGTCCACGGGAGATCGGCTACGAGTACGAGACCTACGTGTCGCCGATCACGGAGGGCGACATCGACCACGCGCGGGTGGTCGGGCTTCTGCGGGCCGCCGGCTACGACCGTGACCTGTGCATTGAGGACGAGTCTATCGGCAAGTACGACGAGGCAGGCCGCCGCGCCAACATCCGCGCCGCCGCCGACTACCTCAAGCGGCTGGCCGACGACTGA
- a CDS encoding heparinase II/III family protein yields MAPPETEVLRTLRKGHPRLLADAARFAQLRQAVASDPYLKPRYEALRAAGDRLLGEPPSEYVIPDGLRLLATSRRVLDRVQALAFLYRMDGDRRWAERAWAELHAAAAFRDWNPRHFLDTAEMTHAFAIGYDWLHDFWTPEQRAELRAAIVEKGLKQALGTRRGHMWWSRANHNWNQVCNGGLGMGALAVADEEPEVAAQILHDALASLPRAISQYGPDGAWAEGPGYWHYATMYTVAFMAGLQSALGTDFGLSAIPGFSRCGLFLIHTIGPSGRSFNYADAHEGTVRSAEMWWLARRFRVPGYGWYARAHSPGNVLEILWYDPSIPTVRPRGLPLAFRFRKAEVAAMRTAWGDRNAVWVGLKAGDNKANHSHLDLGSFVLEAGGVRWAVDPGSDDYNLPGYFGLQRFSYYRLRAEAHNTLVYGPGAAPDQDARAVCSIVDFGRKGGAWTAGVDLAPAYAGKVEAAHRQVTLRDDGRVTVRDTMRAAVPVDAWWFMHTGADIALGANGREAVLTRGGRRLRVTIAAPAGAAIAVMDAAPLPTSPNPPMQSRNAGLRKLAIHFPATASLDLTVEMALEPSSARAPGRTPGAPR; encoded by the coding sequence ATGGCGCCCCCGGAGACGGAGGTCCTCCGGACGCTGCGCAAGGGGCATCCCCGTCTGCTGGCCGACGCCGCGCGCTTCGCCCAGTTGCGCCAGGCGGTGGCGAGCGACCCGTACCTCAAGCCCCGCTACGAGGCGCTGCGCGCCGCGGGCGATCGGCTGCTGGGCGAGCCGCCCAGCGAGTATGTGATCCCGGACGGCCTGCGCTTGCTGGCCACCAGCCGCCGCGTGCTCGACCGCGTGCAGGCGCTCGCCTTCCTCTACCGCATGGACGGCGACCGGCGATGGGCCGAGCGCGCCTGGGCAGAGTTACACGCCGCGGCCGCGTTCAGGGACTGGAACCCACGCCACTTCCTCGACACGGCGGAGATGACGCACGCTTTCGCGATCGGCTACGATTGGCTGCACGACTTCTGGACGCCCGAGCAGCGCGCGGAGCTTCGCGCCGCCATCGTGGAGAAGGGGCTGAAGCAGGCGCTCGGCACGCGCCGCGGGCACATGTGGTGGTCGCGGGCGAACCACAACTGGAACCAGGTGTGCAACGGCGGCCTGGGCATGGGCGCCCTCGCCGTTGCCGACGAGGAGCCCGAGGTGGCGGCGCAGATTCTGCACGACGCGCTCGCCTCGCTGCCGCGCGCCATCTCGCAATACGGCCCCGACGGCGCCTGGGCCGAGGGACCCGGCTACTGGCACTACGCCACGATGTACACCGTCGCGTTCATGGCCGGCCTCCAGAGCGCGCTCGGAACCGACTTTGGCCTCTCGGCCATTCCTGGCTTCTCTCGGTGCGGCCTGTTCCTGATACACACCATCGGCCCCTCCGGGCGCTCATTCAACTACGCCGACGCCCACGAGGGCACCGTCCGCTCGGCCGAGATGTGGTGGCTTGCGCGACGGTTCCGCGTGCCCGGCTACGGCTGGTACGCCAGAGCGCACTCGCCCGGCAACGTGCTGGAGATCCTCTGGTACGACCCGTCGATCCCCACCGTCCGCCCGCGCGGCCTGCCGCTCGCGTTCCGCTTTCGCAAGGCCGAGGTGGCTGCCATGCGAACCGCCTGGGGCGACCGGAACGCGGTGTGGGTCGGCCTCAAGGCTGGGGACAACAAAGCCAACCACAGCCATCTGGACCTGGGCAGCTTCGTGTTGGAGGCCGGCGGCGTGCGCTGGGCAGTCGACCCGGGCAGCGACGACTACAACCTGCCCGGCTACTTCGGCCTGCAGCGCTTCTCTTACTATCGCCTGCGCGCGGAGGCGCACAACACCCTCGTATACGGGCCGGGCGCCGCGCCGGACCAGGACGCGCGCGCTGTCTGCTCAATCGTCGACTTCGGCCGCAAGGGGGGCGCCTGGACGGCCGGGGTCGACCTGGCGCCGGCCTATGCCGGCAAGGTCGAGGCCGCCCACCGCCAGGTGACCCTCCGCGACGACGGCCGCGTGACGGTCCGCGACACGATGCGCGCGGCCGTGCCCGTCGATGCCTGGTGGTTCATGCACACCGGCGCCGACATCGCCCTCGGCGCGAACGGGCGCGAGGCGGTGCTGACCCGGGGGGGCAGGCGCCTGCGGGTGACCATCGCCGCGCCGGCCGGGGCCGCCATCGCCGTGATGGACGCGGCGCCGCTGCCCACCTCGCCGAACCCGCCGATGCAGAGCCGCAACGCGGGCCTGCGCAAGCTGGCGATCCACTTCCCGGCCACCGCGTCGCTCGACCTGACGGTGGAGATGGCGTTGGAGCCGTCGAGCGCGCGCGCACCCGGCCGGACGCCCGGTGCCCCTCGCTGA
- a CDS encoding acyltransferase family protein — protein sequence MTAPRAIPRRHDLDALRAIAMLAGVALHSALAYSGLPWPVQDTRQHVAFAWFYLAVHGFRLPLFFLVSGFFTAMLWRKRGLRALVEHRARRVLLPCLLALVTVVPLVNWVSARASGAERGWAAANATAGSLVAQFIDRPVFHHLWFLWYLCWLVAAFALAARVAERAGWNGPPRAPILSPARYLWLVPLTMAPQWFMGELYPSFGPDTSTGVLPALPVLLYYAIFFLFGALYFDCDDAAARVGSRWRLTLPVGLLVLLPLGLAFAMVRPGEPGLVAQPLHRPLAVAIEVSYAWVMSFGLMGLFREMLRRESRVLRYISDASYWLYLAHVPLIIAAQAIVRDWPLPPVLKLALVCGGVSGLLLLVYETSVRYTWLGTMLNGPRQRAPRVAARAGS from the coding sequence ATGACAGCGCCCCGCGCCATCCCGCGCCGGCACGATCTGGACGCGCTGCGCGCCATCGCCATGCTGGCGGGCGTCGCGCTGCACTCCGCTCTCGCGTACTCCGGGCTGCCCTGGCCCGTTCAGGACACGCGCCAGCACGTGGCGTTCGCCTGGTTCTACCTGGCCGTGCATGGGTTTCGGCTGCCCCTCTTCTTCCTGGTGAGCGGCTTCTTCACCGCGATGCTCTGGCGCAAGCGGGGCCTGCGGGCACTCGTCGAGCACCGCGCGCGGCGCGTGCTCCTCCCGTGCCTGCTGGCCCTCGTCACCGTCGTGCCCCTGGTCAACTGGGTGAGCGCGCGGGCGAGCGGCGCGGAGCGAGGGTGGGCCGCCGCGAACGCCACGGCGGGTAGCCTGGTCGCCCAGTTCATTGACCGGCCGGTCTTCCACCACCTCTGGTTCCTGTGGTACCTGTGCTGGCTCGTGGCGGCCTTCGCGCTCGCCGCCCGCGTCGCCGAGCGCGCGGGCTGGAACGGCCCGCCGCGCGCCCCGATCCTCTCGCCCGCGCGCTACCTGTGGCTGGTGCCGCTGACGATGGCGCCGCAGTGGTTCATGGGGGAGTTGTACCCGAGCTTCGGACCGGACACCTCGACCGGCGTCCTGCCGGCGCTGCCCGTGCTGCTCTACTACGCCATCTTCTTCCTGTTCGGCGCGCTCTACTTCGACTGCGACGACGCGGCCGCCCGCGTGGGCAGCCGGTGGCGCCTGACTCTTCCGGTCGGCCTTCTGGTTCTTCTGCCCCTCGGGCTCGCCTTCGCGATGGTCCGTCCCGGCGAGCCGGGGTTGGTGGCGCAGCCGCTGCATCGCCCTCTCGCCGTCGCGATCGAGGTCAGCTACGCCTGGGTGATGTCCTTCGGACTGATGGGCCTGTTTCGCGAGATGCTCCGGCGCGAGAGCCGGGTGTTGCGCTACATCTCCGACGCCTCCTACTGGCTCTACCTGGCCCACGTGCCGTTGATCATCGCCGCGCAGGCGATCGTGCGCGACTGGCCGCTGCCGCCCGTGCTCAAACTTGCCCTGGTGTGCGGTGGGGTGAGCGGGCTGCTGCTGCTCGTGTACGAGACGAGCGTACGCTACACCTGGCTGGGCACGATGCTGAACGGGCCGCGCCAGCGCGCGCCGCGCGTTGCGGCCCGCGCCGGATCGTAG
- a CDS encoding phosphodiester glycosidase family protein, with amino-acid sequence MLRLLVLACALSPAAQREPVVLRAARPAGVPVRVAEVCLADPRVRVRVQVASGFPGRAELFERMVARSRPLLAVNGAYFSKTTLAPIGDLVVDGRLVRSGLMGTALAIAPDGRALIRRVRWGHSEDWSAYSTVLACGPALVLNGQVDVHPEAEGFRDPHIMGSTRRMGVGITPDDRLLIVTTLAPVSFAEWARVMLGLGCRDAMNLDAGASLALYYRGRVLIRPGRALTNLLTVHVSAGSAAAP; translated from the coding sequence ATGCTGCGCCTGCTCGTGCTCGCCTGCGCGCTGAGCCCGGCCGCCCAGCGCGAGCCGGTCGTCCTCCGTGCCGCCCGCCCCGCGGGCGTGCCGGTGCGCGTGGCCGAGGTGTGCCTGGCGGACCCGCGCGTGCGGGTGCGCGTGCAAGTGGCCTCCGGGTTCCCGGGACGCGCCGAGCTCTTCGAGCGCATGGTGGCGCGCAGCCGGCCGCTGCTGGCGGTCAACGGCGCCTACTTCTCAAAGACGACGCTCGCGCCCATCGGCGACCTGGTGGTGGACGGCCGGCTCGTGCGCAGCGGCCTGATGGGCACGGCGCTCGCCATCGCTCCCGACGGTCGCGCCCTGATTCGCCGCGTGCGCTGGGGGCACTCCGAGGACTGGAGCGCCTACAGCACCGTGCTCGCCTGCGGTCCGGCGCTCGTGCTGAACGGGCAGGTGGACGTGCACCCGGAGGCCGAGGGCTTCCGCGATCCGCACATCATGGGCTCGACGCGCCGCATGGGCGTTGGCATCACGCCGGACGACCGGCTGCTCATCGTGACCACGCTGGCGCCGGTCAGCTTCGCGGAGTGGGCCCGAGTCATGCTCGGTCTGGGCTGCCGCGACGCCATGAACCTGGACGCGGGAGCCTCGCTGGCGCTGTACTACCGCGGTCGGGTTCTCATCAGGCCCGGCCGCGCCCTCACGAACCTGCTCACCGTGCATGTGAGCGCCGGGAGCGCCGCCGCGCCCTGA
- a CDS encoding FAD:protein FMN transferase, giving the protein MRYLPVSVALAGTVAWGLAGAADESPLARYQYTQLHMGVQVRIVVYAPSRAAAETACEAAFERFAQLDQTLSDYRPSSEINRLCDAAGGPPVRVSRDLYRVLERAQQVSRRSGGAFDVTVGPLVALWRAARKSGRLPADPELRAARALVGWRKVRLLPRERAVRLATPGMRLDLGGIAKGYAGDCAQAVLRRRGIRSALVEAGGDIVVSDAPPGRAGWEIEAQERGGTRTLVLANSAVSTSGDTEQFVEVDGRRYSHVVDPRTGLGLTTRVAATVVAPDGLTSDPLSTAVCILGPEKGPAFAAAWKRVRATVRRAGDPSPAGTGQQPTDPSPNRGATTP; this is encoded by the coding sequence ATGAGGTACCTTCCCGTGTCGGTTGCGCTGGCGGGGACCGTGGCGTGGGGGCTCGCGGGCGCGGCGGACGAGAGTCCCCTGGCGCGTTACCAGTATACTCAACTTCATATGGGCGTGCAAGTGCGCATCGTGGTCTACGCGCCCTCCCGGGCCGCCGCCGAGACGGCGTGCGAGGCGGCCTTCGAGCGCTTCGCGCAACTCGACCAGACGCTCAGCGACTACCGACCCTCCAGCGAGATCAACCGCCTCTGCGACGCCGCCGGCGGCCCGCCCGTCCGCGTCAGCCGCGACCTCTACCGCGTTCTGGAGCGCGCCCAGCAGGTCTCGCGGCGCAGCGGCGGCGCGTTCGATGTGACCGTGGGGCCGCTCGTTGCCCTGTGGCGCGCCGCCCGCAAGAGCGGCCGCCTGCCCGCCGACCCGGAGCTGCGCGCGGCGCGGGCTCTCGTGGGCTGGCGCAAGGTGCGGCTCCTGCCGCGCGAGCGCGCCGTGCGGCTTGCGACCCCCGGCATGAGGCTCGATCTGGGCGGCATCGCCAAGGGCTACGCCGGGGACTGCGCGCAGGCCGTGCTGCGCCGGCGCGGCATCCGCAGCGCTCTCGTGGAGGCCGGCGGCGACATCGTGGTGAGCGACGCGCCGCCCGGCCGCGCCGGATGGGAGATCGAGGCGCAGGAGCGCGGCGGCACGCGCACCCTCGTCCTCGCCAACTCCGCCGTCTCCACCTCTGGCGACACGGAGCAGTTCGTTGAGGTCGACGGGCGACGCTACTCGCATGTGGTGGACCCGCGCACCGGCCTGGGGCTCACCACCCGCGTCGCCGCCACCGTCGTCGCGCCGGACGGGCTCACCTCCGACCCGCTCTCCACCGCCGTCTGCATCCTCGGCCCCGAGAAGGGCCCCGCCTTCGCCGCCGCCTGGAAGCGCGTCCGCGCGACCGTCCGGCGTGCCGGCGACCCTTCCCCCGCCGGGACGGGCCAGCAACCCACCGACCCATCCCCCAACCGAGGAGCAACCACACCGTGA